The Desulfatibacillum aliphaticivorans DSM 15576 region CTGCCCCCCTTTGACCGCGCCCTTTCGGTTGGTTGTGTTGAGAATAAGAAATTTAGGATAAACAGCGCCGCTTGCGACGTTATAAAAAAGGGGACGCTTTTTTCAATACCCCCCTGTCAGAGCCGAAAGCCGCTTTTATTAGTCTCCTTGTCAATCGTTCATTATATTCCTTGGATAAAAGATCGAAGCTGGCGGTGTCCACAGGGATTACGCCGGCCAGCTCGGGGGGGCTGATATTATATTTTTTGAGATAGGCGAGATTCGTCCCCAGGAGAGCCGCCAACTGAGCCCCGGCCGAATGCCCGGACAGGAAAATCCGCTCCTTGTCGCCGCCCAGCTCCTCTAAATGGGCAAAGACCCAGGCCAAAACAAAGGGAGAGCAGGATGCTAAGAAAAATGATTCGAATGGTTTTCATGGCGTTGCGACCCCGATTACAATCTTTGTATAGAGTCAAAAGATGGTGGTCTCCGAACTTTAACACCGCCAAAAACGGATATGGAGCATTTTCAGTGTGTTATAAAAACACCAATAGGGTTTTTCGTACTACAAACCTTATAAGCTCTTGATTTTAGGA contains the following coding sequences:
- a CDS encoding alpha/beta hydrolase fold domain-containing protein, which produces MAWVFAHLEELGGDKERIFLSGHSAGAQLAALLGTNLAYLKKYNISPPELAGVIPVDTASFDLLSKEYNERLTRRLIKAAFGSDRGVLKKASPFL